In the Rhizobium sp. CB3090 genome, one interval contains:
- a CDS encoding BMP family ABC transporter substrate-binding protein has translation MKKSLLTLFALAAMSATALAADIKPAIVYGTGGKFDKSFNEAAYNGAERFKKETGIAYRDFEPTGDTQGEQALRNFASKGFNPVIAVSFAWTSALQKVAAEYPKTEFVLIDDSLDLPNVRSVKFKENEGSYLAGVMAAMASKTGKIGFVGGMDIPLIRKFECGYEQGARAANPKIEVFQNMTGTTGAAWNDPVRGGELTKNQIDQGADVVYAAAGATGLGVLQTAADNKKLSIGVDSNQNYLHPGSVLTSVVKRVDLAVYNAFTDAKNGKFTAGTQELGLKEEGVGAAMDDNNKPLVTPEMKAAVDKATADIIAGTVKVHDYTTDNACPKS, from the coding sequence ATGAAAAAATCCCTTTTGACCCTTTTCGCCCTGGCTGCCATGTCGGCAACGGCGCTTGCGGCCGACATCAAGCCGGCGATCGTTTATGGCACCGGCGGCAAGTTCGACAAGTCCTTCAACGAAGCTGCCTATAACGGCGCCGAAAGGTTCAAGAAGGAAACCGGCATCGCCTATCGCGACTTCGAACCGACGGGCGATACCCAGGGCGAACAGGCACTGCGCAATTTCGCCAGCAAGGGCTTCAATCCGGTCATCGCCGTCTCCTTCGCCTGGACATCCGCTCTCCAGAAGGTTGCCGCTGAATATCCGAAGACCGAATTCGTCCTGATCGACGACAGCCTCGATCTGCCGAACGTTCGCTCCGTCAAGTTCAAGGAAAACGAAGGTTCCTACCTCGCTGGCGTCATGGCCGCCATGGCTTCGAAGACCGGCAAGATCGGCTTCGTCGGCGGCATGGACATTCCGCTGATCCGCAAGTTCGAATGTGGATATGAGCAGGGCGCCCGCGCCGCCAATCCGAAGATCGAAGTCTTCCAGAACATGACCGGCACGACCGGCGCTGCCTGGAACGACCCGGTTCGCGGCGGCGAGCTCACCAAGAACCAGATCGATCAGGGTGCCGACGTGGTCTACGCGGCTGCCGGCGCCACCGGCCTCGGCGTGCTGCAGACGGCTGCCGACAACAAGAAGCTCTCCATCGGCGTCGATAGCAACCAGAACTACCTGCATCCGGGTTCGGTTCTGACCTCCGTCGTCAAGCGCGTCGACCTCGCCGTCTATAACGCCTTCACCGACGCCAAGAACGGCAAGTTCACCGCCGGCACGCAGGAACTCGGCCTCAAGGAAGAGGGCGTCGGCGCTGCCATGGACGACAACAACAAGCCGCTCGTCACGCCGGAAATGAAGGCTGCCGTCGACAAGGCGACTGCCGACATCATTGCCGGCACGGTCAAGGTCCACGACTACACGACCGACAACGCCTGCCCGAAGAGCTGA
- a CDS encoding ABC transporter ATP-binding protein, producing the protein MSQTPAIELVGIDKKFGAVHANKDINLTVAKGSIHGIIGENGAGKSTLMSIIYGFYHADSGEIRINGNPIAIRDSQTAIAAGIGMVHQHFMLVDNFSVLENVMLGAEGGALLAKGVTAARAELRRLETDYGLDVDPDALIEELPVGQQQRVEILKAMYRGAEILILDEPTGVLTPAEADNLFRILRVLRDQGKTIILITHKLREIMAITDTVSVMRRGEMVATRKTAETTVEELAELMVGRRVLLRVEKGSAHPGEVVLSVRNLTVKDGRGVTMVDDVSFDVRAGEIVGIAGVAGNGQSELLEAIAGIRKPASGEIYLHGEPIGTADPAALRELGLAHIPEDRHHMGLVLKFEEYENSILGYHRDLKYGKAGMLDLDAMRKDALEKIEKYDIRPPNARLKTANFSGGNQQKIVVAREIERDPKALLIGQPTRGVDIGAIEFIHRRIIEMRDAGKAILLVSVELDEIRALSDRILVMFAGHVVGEKTAEAGEQTLGLMMAGIAA; encoded by the coding sequence GTGAGCCAAACGCCTGCCATCGAACTCGTGGGCATCGACAAGAAGTTCGGTGCCGTCCATGCCAACAAAGATATCAACCTGACCGTCGCCAAGGGCTCCATCCACGGGATCATCGGTGAGAACGGTGCCGGGAAGTCGACTCTGATGTCGATCATCTACGGCTTCTATCATGCCGACAGCGGCGAGATCCGCATCAACGGCAATCCCATCGCCATCCGCGACAGCCAGACGGCCATCGCCGCCGGCATCGGCATGGTGCACCAGCATTTCATGCTGGTCGACAATTTCTCCGTGCTGGAAAACGTCATGCTGGGCGCCGAGGGCGGCGCTTTGCTGGCGAAGGGCGTCACGGCCGCCCGCGCCGAACTCAGACGCCTGGAGACGGATTACGGCCTCGATGTCGATCCGGACGCCTTGATCGAGGAGCTTCCCGTCGGTCAGCAGCAGCGCGTCGAGATCCTGAAGGCCATGTATCGCGGCGCCGAGATATTAATCCTGGACGAGCCGACTGGCGTTTTGACGCCAGCCGAAGCCGACAATCTGTTCCGGATTCTCCGCGTGTTGCGCGATCAGGGCAAGACCATCATCCTCATCACCCATAAGTTGCGCGAAATCATGGCGATCACCGATACGGTGTCGGTCATGCGCCGCGGCGAAATGGTCGCAACGCGCAAGACGGCGGAAACCACGGTCGAAGAGCTCGCTGAGCTGATGGTCGGCCGTCGCGTGTTGCTGCGCGTCGAAAAAGGTTCTGCTCATCCCGGCGAGGTCGTGCTCTCCGTTCGCAACCTGACCGTCAAGGATGGCCGTGGCGTCACCATGGTCGATGATGTTTCCTTCGACGTCCGCGCCGGCGAGATCGTCGGCATCGCCGGCGTTGCCGGCAACGGCCAGTCGGAACTGTTGGAGGCGATCGCCGGCATCCGCAAGCCGGCCTCGGGCGAAATCTACCTGCACGGCGAGCCGATCGGCACCGCCGACCCGGCCGCCTTACGTGAACTCGGCCTCGCCCATATTCCGGAAGACCGCCATCACATGGGCCTCGTCCTAAAGTTCGAGGAATATGAGAATTCCATACTCGGCTATCACCGGGATCTGAAATACGGCAAAGCCGGCATGCTCGATCTCGACGCCATGCGCAAGGATGCGCTGGAGAAGATCGAGAAATACGATATTCGCCCGCCGAACGCACGGCTGAAGACCGCCAATTTCTCCGGCGGCAATCAACAGAAGATCGTCGTTGCCCGCGAGATCGAGCGCGATCCGAAGGCTCTGCTGATCGGCCAGCCGACACGCGGCGTCGACATCGGCGCGATCGAATTCATCCACCGCCGCATCATCGAGATGCGCGATGCCGGCAAGGCGATCCTGCTGGTGTCGGTGGAGCTGGATGAAATCCGTGCGCTTTCGGACCGCATCCTCGTCATGTTCGCCGGCCACGTCGTCGGCGAAAAAACGGCTGAGGCCGGTGAACAGACACTCGGCCTGATGATGGCCGGCATTGCCGCATGA
- a CDS encoding ABC transporter permease yields MSTASVPLPNWINYGLIPVLNLIIAFLISGLVVWFIGESPLDALNLLLQGALGSGEGIGFTLFYATSFIFTGLSVAVAIHAGLFNIGSEGQAYVGGLGCALVALTLDNYVPWYVTMPFAVIGSAIFGALWALIPAWLQAKRGSHVVITTIMFNFIASAMMNFILVHVLIVPGKMAPETRTFLAGGQLPKLDWLMGIFGSTIGAAPLNVSFLIALVMCFLVWVLVWRTKLGYEMRTLGLSPTAAVYAGIPYARTVIIAMLLSGGLAGMMALNPVMGASARLQVEFVLGAGFVGIAVSLMGRNHPAGIILAAILFGILYQGGDALSFDMPKITRDMIVVIQGLVILFAGALEYMFRPVMVRTYQKFARA; encoded by the coding sequence ATGAGCACTGCTTCCGTTCCGCTTCCCAATTGGATCAATTATGGCCTGATCCCGGTCCTCAATCTCATTATCGCCTTCCTGATTTCCGGCCTTGTTGTCTGGTTCATCGGCGAAAGCCCGCTGGATGCGTTGAACCTGCTGCTGCAGGGCGCGCTTGGCAGCGGCGAGGGCATCGGCTTTACGCTATTCTATGCCACGAGTTTCATTTTCACCGGCCTGTCGGTCGCCGTCGCCATCCATGCCGGCCTGTTCAACATCGGCTCGGAAGGCCAGGCCTATGTCGGCGGTCTCGGCTGCGCGCTGGTGGCGCTGACGCTCGACAATTATGTGCCCTGGTATGTGACGATGCCTTTTGCGGTCATCGGTTCGGCGATTTTCGGCGCGCTCTGGGCCCTTATTCCCGCCTGGCTGCAGGCCAAGCGCGGCAGCCATGTGGTCATCACCACAATCATGTTCAACTTCATCGCCTCGGCGATGATGAATTTCATCCTGGTGCATGTGCTGATCGTGCCCGGTAAGATGGCGCCGGAAACCCGCACCTTCCTCGCGGGCGGCCAGCTTCCGAAGCTGGACTGGCTGATGGGCATCTTCGGTTCGACGATCGGCGCGGCGCCGCTCAACGTTTCCTTCCTGATCGCATTGGTCATGTGCTTCCTCGTCTGGGTGCTCGTCTGGCGCACCAAGCTCGGCTATGAAATGCGTACGCTCGGCCTCAGCCCGACGGCTGCGGTCTATGCCGGCATTCCCTATGCCCGCACTGTCATCATCGCCATGCTGCTCTCAGGTGGTTTGGCCGGCATGATGGCGCTTAATCCGGTGATGGGCGCTTCGGCCCGCCTGCAGGTCGAGTTTGTGCTTGGCGCTGGTTTCGTCGGCATTGCCGTATCGCTGATGGGCCGCAACCATCCGGCCGGCATCATCCTGGCGGCGATCCTGTTCGGCATTCTCTACCAGGGCGGCGATGCGCTTTCCTTCGATATGCCCAAGATTACGCGCGACATGATTGTGGTCATCCAGGGTCTCGTCATCCTGTTCGCCGGCGCGCTCGAATATATGTTCCGGCCCGTGATGGTGCGCACCTACCAAAAATTCGCCAGAGCCTGA
- a CDS encoding ABC transporter permease, with translation MEYYELLISILGSTIRLSIPLIFTALAGLFSERAGIFDIGLEGKMLASAFAAACVASVSGSAWAGLGAGIVISVAFGLLHGFASITNRGNQIVSGVAINFLTAGLTIVLGQAWFGQGGRTPTLPAEARFASITLPGANAIHDVPFIGPLYANVISGNNILTYLAFLAVPISWWILYRTRFGLRLRAVGENPGAVDTAGISVEWLRYRSLIVAGILCGFSGTYLAIAQSAAFINNMSAGKGYIALAALIFAKWKPVPVMFTCLLFGFLDAFANFMQGKAVPGIGEVPVQIFQALPYILTCILLAGFIGVAKPPKAGGVPYTKER, from the coding sequence ATGGAATATTATGAGCTCCTCATCAGCATACTTGGCTCGACCATTCGTCTGTCGATTCCGCTGATCTTCACGGCGCTTGCCGGCCTGTTTTCCGAGCGCGCCGGCATTTTCGACATCGGTCTCGAAGGCAAGATGCTGGCATCCGCCTTCGCTGCCGCCTGTGTCGCCTCCGTCTCCGGCTCGGCCTGGGCCGGTCTCGGCGCCGGCATCGTCATATCGGTTGCCTTCGGTCTGCTGCATGGCTTCGCCTCGATCACCAATCGCGGCAATCAGATCGTTTCCGGCGTTGCCATCAACTTCCTGACCGCCGGCTTGACCATCGTGCTCGGCCAGGCCTGGTTCGGTCAGGGCGGGCGCACGCCGACGCTGCCGGCCGAGGCGCGCTTCGCTTCGATTACTCTGCCGGGTGCCAATGCAATCCATGACGTGCCCTTCATCGGGCCGCTCTATGCCAACGTCATCTCCGGCAACAATATCCTCACCTATCTCGCCTTCCTCGCCGTGCCGATTTCCTGGTGGATCCTCTATCGCACCCGTTTCGGCCTTCGCCTGCGCGCCGTCGGCGAAAATCCGGGTGCCGTCGATACGGCCGGCATCTCCGTCGAGTGGCTGCGCTACCGGTCGCTGATCGTTGCCGGTATTCTCTGTGGCTTCTCCGGCACCTATCTTGCCATCGCCCAATCGGCTGCCTTCATCAACAACATGTCCGCGGGCAAAGGCTATATCGCGCTCGCGGCGCTGATCTTCGCCAAATGGAAGCCGGTGCCGGTCATGTTCACCTGCCTGCTCTTCGGCTTCCTCGATGCTTTCGCCAATTTCATGCAGGGCAAGGCAGTGCCCGGCATCGGTGAAGTGCCGGTGCAGATTTTCCAGGCACTGCCCTATATCCTGACCTGCATCCTGCTCGCAGGCTTCATCGGCGTCGCCAAACCGCCAAAGGCGGGCGGCGTGCCCTACACCAAGGAGCGCTGA
- a CDS encoding cytidine deaminase, translating to MSHDLFEAARGAMAFAHAPYSKFPVGAAIRAEDGKVYTGANIENLSFPQGWCAEPTAISHMIMAGAKKIVEMAVIAEKLPLCPPCGGCRQKIAEFASKETRIYLCDETGVKKTMTMDEMLPFSFETEILG from the coding sequence ATGTCGCATGATCTGTTCGAGGCCGCGCGCGGAGCGATGGCCTTTGCCCATGCACCTTATTCGAAATTTCCCGTCGGCGCAGCGATCCGCGCCGAGGACGGCAAGGTCTATACCGGCGCCAATATCGAGAACCTCTCCTTTCCGCAGGGCTGGTGCGCCGAGCCGACCGCGATCAGCCACATGATCATGGCTGGCGCCAAGAAGATCGTTGAAATGGCCGTCATCGCCGAAAAGCTGCCGCTCTGCCCGCCCTGTGGCGGGTGCCGGCAGAAGATCGCCGAGTTCGCCAGCAAGGAAACGCGCATCTATCTCTGTGATGAAACCGGGGTGAAAAAGACCATGACCATGGACGAAATGCTGCCCTTCAGCTTCGAAACCGAGATACTCGGATGA
- a CDS encoding purine-nucleoside phosphorylase, with translation MTAAADLLAAKLGDLQPRYGIVLGSGLGSLVDQVRDAVRIPYADLPDFPVSAVSGHAGTLVAGHLGDVPVIMLSGRVHYYEKGDANAMRVPIETLKVLGVETLILTNSAGSLREEMPPGSVMQITDHINFSGMNPLIAEESDKRFVGMTSAYDTDLIVRMRKAAEKAEIKLSHGVYMWFSGPSFETPAEIRMARIMGADAVGMSTVPEVILARLFGLRVAAASVITNYGAGMTGAELTHEETKDMAPVGGARLAAILKEMIADGGNDQ, from the coding sequence ATGACCGCCGCCGCCGACCTTCTGGCTGCAAAGCTCGGCGATCTCCAGCCGCGCTACGGCATCGTCCTCGGCTCCGGCCTCGGTTCGCTCGTTGATCAGGTCAGGGATGCCGTGCGCATTCCCTATGCCGATCTCCCCGATTTTCCCGTCAGTGCCGTCTCCGGCCACGCCGGGACGCTGGTCGCCGGTCATCTCGGCGACGTGCCGGTCATCATGCTGTCCGGCCGGGTGCATTATTATGAAAAGGGCGACGCCAATGCCATGCGCGTGCCGATCGAGACCTTGAAGGTGCTCGGCGTCGAGACGCTGATCCTCACCAATTCGGCCGGATCGCTGCGCGAAGAAATGCCGCCGGGATCGGTGATGCAGATCACCGACCACATCAACTTCTCCGGCATGAACCCGCTGATTGCTGAGGAGAGCGACAAGCGTTTCGTCGGCATGACCAGCGCCTATGACACCGACCTGATCGTCCGTATGCGCAAGGCGGCGGAAAAGGCCGAGATCAAGCTGTCGCACGGCGTCTATATGTGGTTCTCTGGCCCAAGCTTCGAAACCCCGGCGGAAATCCGTATGGCGCGCATTATGGGCGCCGATGCCGTCGGCATGTCGACGGTGCCGGAAGTTATTCTTGCGCGTCTTTTCGGCCTGAGGGTTGCAGCGGCCTCCGTCATTACTAATTATGGTGCTGGCATGACCGGCGCCGAGCTCACGCATGAAGAGACGAAGGACATGGCCCCGGTCGGCGGCGCTCGCCTTGCTGCCATTTTAAAAGAGATGATCGCGGACGGAGGAAACGACCAATGA
- the deoC gene encoding deoxyribose-phosphate aldolase — MTSHSLRETAAVALSLLDLTNLKDDCTPAQIETLCARAQSPYGNTAAICIWPRFVAQARGILGTDHAVRIATVVNFPAGDMEVADVAAEAREAIADGADEIDLVIPYRALLAGNEQAVTDMVAAVKAECKGPVLLKTILETGELKDVALIRRASELAIKAGSDFIKTSTGKVAVNATLEAADIMLRAIRQSGRKVGFKPAGGIGSVADAALYLSLAETIMAPDWAMPSTFRFGASSLLDDILNVLGGGQSTAAASGY; from the coding sequence ATGACGAGCCATTCCCTCAGAGAAACGGCGGCTGTTGCGCTTTCCCTTCTCGATCTCACCAACCTTAAGGACGATTGCACGCCGGCACAGATAGAGACGCTCTGCGCCCGTGCTCAGTCGCCCTATGGCAACACCGCCGCCATCTGCATCTGGCCGCGTTTCGTCGCCCAAGCACGCGGCATTCTCGGAACCGACCATGCGGTGAGGATTGCGACCGTGGTGAATTTCCCGGCCGGCGATATGGAGGTGGCCGATGTCGCCGCCGAAGCGCGCGAGGCGATCGCCGATGGTGCCGACGAGATCGATCTCGTCATTCCCTATCGCGCACTGCTGGCCGGCAACGAGCAGGCCGTCACCGACATGGTTGCCGCCGTCAAAGCCGAATGCAAGGGGCCGGTGCTGCTGAAGACCATTCTCGAAACCGGCGAACTCAAGGACGTGGCGCTGATCCGGCGTGCCTCCGAACTGGCGATTAAGGCCGGCTCCGATTTCATCAAGACCTCCACCGGTAAGGTCGCCGTCAACGCAACGCTGGAAGCGGCCGACATCATGCTGCGGGCGATCCGCCAGAGCGGCCGCAAGGTTGGCTTCAAGCCAGCCGGCGGCATCGGTTCCGTCGCCGATGCGGCCCTCTATCTGAGCCTTGCCGAGACCATCATGGCGCCGGATTGGGCCATGCCCTCGACGTTCCGCTTCGGTGCGTCGAGCCTGCTTGACGATATCCTCAACGTGCTCGGTGGCGGGCAGTCCACCGCGGCGGCATCCGGCTACTGA
- the deoA gene encoding thymidine phosphorylase encodes MIPQEIIRRKRDGGTLSTADIDAFIAALARDELAESQIGAFAMAVWFRGMTREETVDLTLAMARSGDMLSWSGIGRPIADKHSTGGIGDNVSLMLAPIAAACGLAVPMISGRGLGHTGGTLDKLESIPGYDITPHASHFRKVVDEVGCAIIGQTGTLAPADGKLYAVRDVTSTVDSVPLITASILSKKLAAGLETLVLDVKIGNGAFMTSLEEAETLARSLVEVANGAGVKTSALITDMNQPLADAAGNVVELRNCLDFLKGGKANTRLETVVLAFAAEMLTQAGIAKTLLDAEAKAHAALSSGKAAEFFARMVQALGGPADLLDHPDKYLTAAPVQKPVLASSNGWLVACDARAIGMSVIDLGGGRRHPQDKIDHRVGFSDILPLGTKVSKGDRIATVHAADETSAEKAAADLSTNYRIDDTAPVLPPVIVARI; translated from the coding sequence ATGATTCCGCAGGAGATCATCCGGCGAAAGCGGGACGGCGGCACGCTTTCCACCGCCGATATCGACGCCTTCATCGCCGCCCTTGCCCGCGACGAGCTGGCCGAAAGCCAGATCGGCGCCTTCGCCATGGCCGTTTGGTTCCGCGGCATGACGCGCGAGGAGACGGTGGACTTGACGTTGGCCATGGCCCGCTCCGGCGATATGCTTTCCTGGTCCGGCATCGGCAGGCCGATTGCCGATAAGCATTCGACCGGCGGCATCGGCGATAATGTGTCGCTGATGCTGGCGCCGATCGCCGCTGCCTGCGGCCTTGCCGTGCCGATGATTTCCGGCCGCGGCCTTGGCCATACCGGCGGCACGCTGGACAAGCTGGAATCGATCCCAGGTTACGACATCACCCCGCATGCGAGCCATTTCCGCAAGGTGGTGGACGAGGTGGGTTGCGCCATCATCGGCCAGACCGGAACTCTCGCGCCTGCCGACGGCAAGCTTTATGCCGTGCGCGATGTTACCTCCACGGTCGATTCCGTGCCTCTGATCACCGCTTCGATCCTGTCGAAAAAGCTGGCCGCCGGCCTCGAGACGCTGGTTCTGGACGTCAAGATCGGCAACGGCGCCTTCATGACCTCCCTGGAGGAGGCTGAGACACTGGCCCGATCGCTGGTCGAGGTGGCGAATGGCGCTGGGGTCAAGACCTCGGCTTTGATCACCGACATGAACCAGCCGCTGGCCGATGCCGCCGGCAATGTCGTCGAACTCCGCAATTGCCTGGATTTCCTGAAGGGAGGCAAGGCGAACACGCGGCTGGAAACGGTCGTGCTGGCCTTCGCCGCCGAGATGCTGACGCAGGCCGGTATCGCAAAGACATTGCTCGATGCAGAGGCAAAAGCGCACGCAGCGCTCTCCTCCGGTAAGGCGGCCGAGTTTTTCGCCCGCATGGTGCAAGCCCTCGGCGGCCCTGCCGATCTGCTGGATCACCCGGACAAATATCTGACGGCCGCGCCGGTGCAGAAGCCTGTTCTTGCATCTTCGAACGGCTGGCTTGTGGCCTGCGATGCCCGCGCTATCGGCATGAGCGTCATCGATCTCGGCGGCGGTCGCCGTCATCCGCAGGACAAGATCGACCACCGCGTCGGCTTTAGCGATATCCTGCCGCTCGGAACAAAGGTCAGCAAAGGCGATCGCATCGCAACCGTTCATGCCGCCGATGAGACGAGTGCTGAAAAAGCCGCAGCCGATCTCAGCACAAACTACCGGATCGACGACACCGCACCCGTTCTGCCGCCGGTGATCGTTGCGCGGATTTAA
- a CDS encoding TIGR02281 family clan AA aspartic protease, with translation MLVRVLVFAGVIAAAATQVPALLSTQTATGEGSTPAVKVAVVPQQPAAAPAAAYGSVLLPAGAGGHYEGDFKVNGRPVHGMIDTGATYVAINESTARRLGISGNDLDYRYTTQTANGPSKVALVKLDRLEIGTIKVRDVDAVVAKDSALSTTLIGMSFLKKLNSYSAENGSLRLTQ, from the coding sequence ATGCTCGTTCGCGTTCTTGTTTTTGCCGGTGTCATCGCTGCTGCGGCTACGCAGGTTCCCGCGTTGCTCAGCACGCAAACGGCAACCGGCGAAGGCTCGACGCCCGCAGTCAAGGTTGCGGTGGTGCCGCAACAGCCTGCCGCGGCGCCGGCGGCCGCCTATGGAAGCGTGTTGCTGCCCGCGGGCGCGGGCGGTCACTACGAGGGTGATTTCAAGGTCAATGGCCGGCCGGTTCATGGCATGATCGATACCGGCGCAACCTATGTGGCGATCAATGAAAGCACGGCCCGCCGCCTCGGCATCAGTGGCAACGATCTCGATTATCGCTACACCACGCAGACGGCCAACGGCCCATCCAAGGTGGCTCTCGTCAAACTCGACCGCCTTGAGATCGGCACGATCAAGGTCCGCGATGTCGACGCCGTGGTTGCGAAAGACAGCGCATTGAGCACGACGTTGATCGGCATGAGCTTTCTCAAAAAGCTCAATTCTTACAGCGCCGAAAACGGCTCATTGCGTTTGACGCAATAA
- the upp gene encoding uracil phosphoribosyltransferase has protein sequence MDGVTVIDHPLVQHKLTIMRKKETSTGSFRRLLREISTLLCYEVTRDLELTIETIETPLQPMDAPILEGKKLVFASILRAGNGLLEGMLDLVPSARVSHIGVYRDHETLQPVEYYFKAPDDISERLIIVVDPMLATGNSSIAAIDKLKERGAHNIRFLCLLAAPEGIANFRKAHPDVPVFTAAIDSHLNEKGYIVPGLGDAGDRMYGTK, from the coding sequence ATGGACGGCGTCACTGTCATCGATCACCCGCTCGTGCAGCATAAATTGACCATCATGCGCAAGAAGGAGACTTCGACGGGAAGCTTTCGCCGACTTCTGCGCGAGATTTCGACGCTGCTTTGCTACGAAGTGACACGCGACCTCGAACTGACGATCGAGACCATCGAGACGCCGCTGCAGCCGATGGACGCGCCGATCCTGGAGGGCAAGAAGCTGGTCTTCGCCTCGATCCTGCGCGCCGGCAACGGCCTGCTGGAAGGCATGCTCGACCTCGTGCCCTCGGCCCGCGTTTCGCATATCGGCGTCTACCGAGATCATGAGACGCTGCAGCCGGTCGAATATTACTTCAAGGCACCGGACGACATATCCGAGCGCCTGATCATCGTCGTCGACCCGATGCTCGCTACCGGCAATTCCTCGATCGCCGCGATCGACAAGCTGAAGGAGCGCGGCGCTCATAATATCCGCTTTCTCTGCCTTCTCGCCGCCCCGGAAGGCATCGCCAATTTCCGCAAGGCGCATCCGGACGTCCCGGTCTTCACGGCGGCGATCGACAGCCATTTGAACGAAAAGGGCTACATCGTTCCCGGCCTCGGCGACGCCGGCGACCGCATGTACGGCACGAAGTAA
- a CDS encoding adenosine deaminase produces the protein MTSHLKKVELHCHLEGAAPPALTLAQARKYNVDTSAFMRDGIYLWKDFTEFLVCYDKVSEVYRTEEDYALLTETYLEELAEIGTIYSELIVSPDHGDRIGLGADAYMAGVSAGIRAAQEKSGIVARLLVTGERHFGPERVIKAAEYAARSDNPLITGFNMAGEERMGRVADYARAFDIAREAGLGLTIHAGEVCGAFSVADAVELVRPARIGHGVRAVEDANLVKRLADLGTVLEVCPGSNVALNVFPDFPSHPLRKLRDAGVRVTINSDDPPFFHTSLKREYELASTSFGFSDDEINAMTRTAVEAAFVDDATRASLLASL, from the coding sequence GTGACATCGCATTTGAAGAAGGTTGAGCTGCACTGCCATCTGGAAGGTGCTGCTCCGCCGGCGCTGACGCTCGCACAGGCACGGAAATACAACGTCGACACAAGCGCCTTCATGCGTGACGGTATCTATCTCTGGAAGGATTTCACCGAATTCCTCGTCTGCTACGACAAGGTTTCCGAGGTCTATCGCACCGAGGAAGACTACGCGCTGCTGACCGAGACTTATCTCGAAGAGCTTGCGGAGATCGGCACGATCTATAGCGAGCTGATCGTCTCGCCCGACCACGGCGACCGCATCGGCCTTGGCGCCGATGCCTATATGGCCGGTGTTTCGGCCGGCATTCGTGCGGCACAGGAAAAGAGCGGCATCGTCGCGCGGTTGCTCGTTACCGGCGAACGTCATTTCGGGCCGGAGCGCGTCATCAAGGCCGCCGAATATGCCGCCAGAAGCGATAATCCGCTGATTACGGGCTTCAATATGGCGGGTGAGGAGCGCATGGGCCGGGTTGCCGATTACGCGCGCGCCTTCGACATTGCCCGCGAAGCCGGCCTTGGCCTCACCATCCATGCCGGCGAAGTCTGCGGCGCCTTCAGTGTCGCCGATGCGGTCGAGCTGGTGCGCCCAGCGCGTATCGGCCATGGCGTGCGCGCCGTAGAGGATGCCAACCTCGTTAAGCGCCTCGCCGATCTCGGCACGGTGCTGGAAGTCTGCCCTGGCTCGAATGTGGCGCTGAATGTCTTTCCGGACTTCCCCTCGCATCCGCTGCGCAAGCTGCGCGATGCCGGCGTGCGCGTCACCATCAATTCCGACGATCCACCCTTCTTCCACACGTCGCTGAAACGCGAATACGAGCTGGCATCAACCTCCTTCGGCTTCAGCGACGACGAGATCAATGCCATGACCCGCACCGCGGTCGAGGCAGCGTTTGTCGACGACGCGACACGGGCGTCCCTGTTGGCAAGCTTATGA